GAGAAACGGCGGtgcggctgcagcggcggcggcggcggcggaggcggagctgccACTCCCGCCGGTGGTGAGCGGCGTTTCCCTGATAATTCCGGTGATCACCAGGGGCCCCATGGCTGTGGCCGACGAGCTGTACGTGAAGCTGGGGAGCGTCTTCACGGTGAGCTTCCTCGGGGTGGTGAAGGCGACCTTCCTCGTCGGGCCGGAGGTGCAGGGCGGCTTCTACTCGCGGCCGGAGTCGGAGGTCCACCAGGGCGGCACGTACAGGATGACGGTGCCCATGTTTGGGAGAGGGGTCATGTACGACGTCGACGTGGCCACGAGGTCGGAGCAGATCGCCGTCTGCTTCGAGGCGCTTAGGCCGACCAAGCTCAGGAGCAGCACGGTGACCATGGTTCGTGAAACCGAGGTGTGTACGTATACAGTACCTCCGTTTTTCATTTGATGATATCGTTAACTTTTAggtatgtttgactattcgttttatttgaaaaaaatatgtaattattatttattttgctatgagttattttatcactaaaagtattttaagcacttTTTATGtcatacatttgcataaaattttaaataaaacaaatggtcaaatatgtatCTAAATGTCAatgcgtcatctattaaaaatagAGGGATTATGCTTTGCCGCTCCTCTTCGTATGACTTTTTTGTGACTTTTTGATGCTGGTTATTAGAGGGGTTAGACCAAGGTTTTAAATCTCTGTTTATAACTATCGATATTTCTTCGATGATAACTGTTTGAGTAGGATATAGTTATTTGCTCTTATTTATCTCACCATTAGTCGTTTGAAAGGTCGAGTGCTCAATATCTTAACCCTTTTACCTTTTTTGAAAAACACTAGGCTAGATAGATGCCATATCGGATTGAGGGGTTATTATTGGAGATTTGGAGGGGcattttttttagttattttttttctaaattttttggATGGTGAGGCTATATGAGGTGCTCTTGAAGATGCTCTCCCTTTATGTCCGAGTGATTGAATTGTATAATTTGCAACACACAAGCTTGCTTTTACAGAACTCATGGACTTCTTTACTTATATCGTATAATTCGCAGGAATATTTCGCGAAATGGGGAGAGCAAGGCACGGTGGATCTGAAACGCGAGCTCGACCTCCTCATCCTGACGATCGCGAGCCGCGTCCTCCTCGGCAAGGAGGTTAGGGAGACCATGTTCGCCGACGTCGTGGCATCCTTCCACGAGCTCATGGACAACAGCATGCACCTCATCAGCCTCTGCTTCCCCAACCTCCCGATCCCGCGGCACCGCCGGCGCGACACGGCGTCCGCTAGGCTCAAGGAGCTCTTCTCCCGTGCCATCCAGCTTCGCCGCGGCTCCGGCCGCGCCGAGGACGACGTGCTCCAGCGGTTCTTGGAGTCCAGGTACAGGGACGGCCGCGCCATGTCCGACAACGAGATCACCGGCATGCTCATCGCCCTGGTCGTCGCCGGCCAGCACATGAGCTCCAGCGCGAGCACCTGGACCGGGGCGTTCCTCCTCCGCGACCCCAAGcacctggccgccgccgtcgacgagcagcggcggctcATCGGTGACGACCGCGTCGACTACGACGCGCTGACGACGGGGATGAGCACGCTCCACCGCTGCATCAAGGAGGCGCTCCGGATgcacccgccggcgccggcgctcgTCCGCACCGTGCGCAGGGGCTTCGCCGTGTGGACCAGGGAAGGGAAGGAGTACAGGATGCCGGCAGGGCACAGCGTCGTGTCGTATGCCGCGTTCAACCACCGCCTCGGCTACGTGTACCGCGACCCCGACGAGTACGACCCGGAGCGGTTCGGcccggagaggaaggaggacaGGGTCGCCGGCAAGTTCTCCTTCACGGCGTTCGGGGGCGGGAGGCACGCGTGCCTCGGCGAGCACTACGCGTTCCTGAAGATGAAGGTAATATGGAGCTATTTGCTGAGGAATTTTGAGCTTGAGCTGGTCTCGCCTTTCCCCGAGGTTGAACTCAACAACATAATGCTAGGGCCGCGAGGGGAAGTGATGGTTAGATACAAGAGACGGAAGCTGACAAGCACCTAGTGCATTAAGTCGTAATTACAGTCAAAATTATTTGAGAGCAGACGTACTctttactactacctccgtctcaaataagtgcagccatggtattcgtatttaatatttgatcgttcgttttatctaaataaataaataaataaatataaaaaaatagtcacgcataaaatacaattcatgttttatcatctaagagtaacaacaataaaaatactaatcataaatattttaaaaataagacgaatagtcaaacgttgaataTGAACAACATAAAACTACATTTATTTTGAACAACATAaaactatatttattttggaacggagtgaGTACTTTCAGTCATAAATACTGTAACTGAGAGTCTCTTCCATGATGGAACGTGTTTTGCAGTGTGTTTTGCGTGCATATGTAGTGTGATGTATAAGTAAATCTTTGAGATAGCAAATAAAAGAACAAGCAAGTTCTCACGACGAATTTAGTCAGAACTTCAGAGATGGACAGTGCTGCACCTCAATCAGCAAAATTGGGATATATGCACCTCGGTGGAGGAGTGGTGGTACCTATACTCTCGCACAAACTGCCAAACCAAACAAAGGCCCTAGAATCCTTGATAATCCTCATCTCTTGGGAGCTTTGGTGCGAGCGCAATGTAAGAATCAGTAGTAGGCCCCAGCAGCAGTGACTGCAAAgataaaataagaaataaccGCTTGGGTCCATGTAGGGGTGTCTAGTCTGCAAGTGTTTACCGTTCTAGGAGAAGTCCCATAATATGCTCTCTTTTACGGTCTTCGTGTTGCAAAGGTCCtatacatatttatttttcatatatctTCTGCTCTATTAATATATAAGAGCCAAAATttttgctctctttttttttttaaaggaacaaGCGAGAAAACATCGTTACTGTAGTTGCACAGCGCGTGCGATTTCTCCACAGGAAGGTGACCTTCTTGGTTGGACCTGAAGAATCGAGCCATTTCTTCACAGGGTTGGATTCAGAGATCAGCCAGGACGAGGTTTCCCGGTTCATCATTCCAACCTTTGGCTCATGAGTGGCCTTCGATGCGAGCAGGACCAGCCCTAGGGGGGTCAGGCCGTGCGGCCGCCCGAGGCCCCTAAAATCTAGGGCCCCTATAcacatatagtatatatatactatgtattgtataattttaattcatAGACCATAGGCTTATATTAAGTTAGACAGCTGAATAACCCAATTCAGAAAATGAATTTTAGTCTATCGCCAGGCATGTTTCAGCGAAGCCGAAGCGATATTCATCTGACTCCCGTCGCTTCGCCTCGATCACATCACGCCAGTCGCGTCGCGCCGCCTTGATCACATCACGCTACTCGCTGCTATTGCGCTCGCGGCAACTTCTCGGTCGCGTAAATGGAAACGGCAAGTGGACACAGCAAATCGTAGCTCGCCAGTAGCCACACTCATGTCAATAAGGACCTCCATATAAGTTTTTGCCCTGGGCCCCAAAACCCCAGGACCAGCCCTGGATGCGGGTTATGCCACGCAGTAAGAGCAGTTCCGGTTCTTTGGTGATACAATGAAGCCGACCAAGCTGAGGAGTTATGTAAGTCACATGGTTTACGAAGTGGAggtatgcaaaaaaaaaaaaatcctactcCGTTTATCTTAAAACGCAGCAAGTTTTAGTCTTTGACACAGGTATTAAGGAGAGGGTCGAGTAAAAAACATGGTTACCTTCTCGGGGTAGGTAATTAGTTGTGGATATAATAAAGCCAAGGAATAGTAACAGTAgataaaaagagttacatattatgatagtttgtgaaataataaatctagtaacatcaattttacatgattgatctttttaattttttttgctattaatagttaaatttgaaaatagttGACTTAGCATTATTCAAAGATActtttattttaggacgaaggacGAAGGGTTTACGTCGTTTCTAAAGTTGTGAGGAGTACCTTTTTATAGTTAGTGGAAAGTCATATGGCTCAATTAtcaatcttgtttttttttttgaagaaggAAAATCGGGCCCGAAAGCCATACAGCTGCATGGTTAATTGCAGGAAAACCGGTTAAAACCCACCGCTACATAACTAATAACGACGGCGGAGCCCAATTGCAGGTTGTCGCCACCAAACTAAACACAAAAGCAACACAACAGCCCCCACATCGCAGAAGATGTGTTATCGTTGCCGAGTTAGCCGCCCAAGCGACCTAGCAGCACCGACTCCACAACCGCAGCGATACTGAAGCCACGAAAGTCGCCACAGCGAAAAGTAGCTCCGACATCCAATAATGGACATCAGCCAAGCTACCGAGGAGCAACTTCCTTCACACGGCCAACACCAGAACTCCTTGGAAGAGACTGCAACATGTCATCGTTGCCGAGCGTTGCCGCACCCCATCAGCGAGTAGCTTCGACTTCATCAGTAGAAACAACCGAAGAGCATGTCGCCCACCACAAGAAAGAAGCGGACCCAAGAAGACGAAGGCCTCGCCGAACACTAAGGTATGAAAGCTTTTGAACCGAAAAAGACCATCGACAGTCGTCGATGCGTTGGAGCTTCGGACAATGCGTGCGACGCCCCCAAGGAGAACATGACGATCAATCTTGCTTGATCTTATATAACTTATCATAAGTGTTTAAATAGGCTCTAGAAAATTTATGAATCCTGCGAAACAAATGCAACGTCTATATTCAGGGGCGGATGCAGGCCTATGACAGTTATGATTTGAGCCCTAGACTTGTCTCCAAAAGTAAGCTTATATTTCTCAAATcagcatgtaaattttaaaagaGAATCTTAACAGTCCATTGGTTAGACCAGAGCTTAGTCCCAAGTCTTTAGTAGTTTCTAGCTCCGTCACTATGTGCAGGAGTATTTTGAGAGATGGGAGCAATCGGGGGTGGTTGATCTGAAGCACGATTGCTCCCATCTTCCAAAATACTCCTGCACATAGCAGTGATGATAGTCGTAACGCTCATCGCCACTAGGTGCCTGTTCGGCGAGGTCCGGTCGAAGATGCTCGGCGAGGTCCCGACGCTCCTCCGCGAGCTCAATGACAGCATGCGTCTCATCACCATCGTGTTCCCGTACCTCCCGATCCCGGCGCACCGCCGGCGAGACAGTGCGCGCGCCAGGCTCGGCGAGATCTTCGTCGAGATCGTGAGGTCCCGCAGGAGCAGccccggcggtggcggagccgGCCACGACGACATGCTGCAGTGCCTCATCGACGCCAGGTACAAGGACGGCCGCGCCACGACGGAGGGCAGGCGGAGGTCGCCGGGATGCTCGTATCGGCGCTCTTCGCGGGGCAGTACACGAGCTCCAGCACCAGCACGTGGACCGGCGCGCGCGCCTCCTCACCCACCCCGAgcacctccgcgccgccgtgcgggAGCAGGAGGAGCTCGTACTCGTGCGGcaccggcacggcggcgacgtcgtcgacCACGATGCCCTGCAGCGGATGGGCCACCTCCACCGCTGCGTCAAGGAGACCCTGCGTCTCCACCCGCCGTCGCTGATGCTGCTCCGCCACGCGCGCCGGAGCTTCGTCGTGAGGGCCAGGGGGAGCGGCGATGCCGAGTACGAGGTCCCAGCAGGGCACACGGTGGCGAGCCCGATGGTGATCCACAACGCGCTGCCACACGTGTATGAGGACGCCGGGTCGTTCGACCCGGGCAGGTTCGGCCCCGCGAGGGAAGAGTACAGGGCGTACGCCGCCGACCACGCGTACACGGTAtttggcggcggccggcacgcCTGCGTCGGCGAGGCGTTATCAAGGTGATCTGGAGCCATCTGCTGAGGAACTTCGAGTTGGAGCTCATGTTGCCGTTCCCGGAGACGGACTGGAACGACGTCATGCCAGGGCCCAAGGGAAAGGtgatggtactccctccgtcacataaTAAGATAATAAGCGTAATCGTGGGTTTtagtgtccaactttgatcattcgtcttatttaaaatatttttataattaacatttttattgttattagatgattaaatatgaatagtactttgtGCGTGacttaacttttaaaatttttataaatttttcaaataagacggatggtcaaacgttaggcaCGGAAACTTATAGCTGCACTTATAATGGGACGGACGGAGAGTAAGCTACAAGAGAAGGAAGTTGCAGACAAAAGAACGAACATTTCATAGAAGCTACTACACCTTATCATTCAAAACATTTGATATAATTGCCTGTGCTTGCCTAAGTGTTCAAATCGTTGGGATATATAGTTAACCCTTCCCTTAGGATGTCCCGAACAAACAAATGCTCGTTCGGTAATGAATATGCCGAGTTAGAGAGTACGATAACTACAAATGGCACACAGGTGGAATCAACTGGTTAAACATCTCAATTTCCAAATGCCTCTAGTTCTTGAGTTGAGTGTTTCCAGTAAGCAAATCTGCTGTCAAAAAGTGACAATGGGTAGTCAGGTCAACACAATTGTACATGCCTGTAGCACCAACACTGCAGCCCTGTTGAAAAGAATATATATCTACAATGCCACCATTTTATCCCCCCAACTAATTTTTGGGCAAAATTCAACAATATACTACTAGCCATATTGTCGCCCATTAAACTCATGAATTTCTTCTGTATATGTATTCTAACCCAAAATGAAGCTCTTCGTCAGAACTTCAACCCGCTACAAACTATAAAACATCAAGGCAATGAAGACAGTAACGGTTAAGGATTCTCTCAACAAGAGAGTTGGGTTCAGGAACCAGCGAAGAAGTAATGCTGTTCCAGAGGTGGAAAGTAGTAGAGTCATTTACAATCCTAGAAAACAGAGCATCATGTTGGGCTCTTTCATCCGTGCTATCTGCTTCTGAGAAGTACCTGCAGTACATGGATATCATAATGAGAGTGCATATTGCAAATTTGTAGCCACACATCTAAAGAGTCAACAATTACTTGAACAACAAAAATATGTGAAAGGTTGACTTTTAAGTTACTTGAACAACAAATATATGTAATAGGTTGAGTTTTAAGAGGGCTGGGGTGCATCTGGTTTATCTCTAGTACTGTAAAAGCGGTGTAGTTGTCCTCCCCAACAATCGCACCTCCCCCACATAAAAAAAACCACCCCACCCAAAAAACTAGTGTTCCCATGCGAAAATTGACCCATCAGAAAAACCGGATACAAAAAACCGAACCCGGTAAAACCATTCAGCCATCTTCCTGAGTTCCTTCAGATCAATGGCATGACACTAATAGGTTGAACTTGGCTAGTGAATAGAgttcagtttttcttttaaaaatgcTCATGCGCTACGTCAACAATGTCGCAAAAGGAGCAGAGCATCCAGTGCAGCCACTACGGCTTGATGTGGGAAGGGAGAGCTTGACCCACCAACACAAGCTTCAAGGCTGCCTGTGTTGACCTATGTACACAGGAAATCAAGTTGCAGTTCATTAAATTGAATTGACAATTTGAACATTCTATGACTATTACAGTTTAATTTTGGTTAGTTCAAATCAATGGTTACATTCAACTCAGTTCAAGGACTGTTGTAATGCAGGTGAACGATCATAGCTCTAGGTAACACTAACTGGCAACCAGAACAAGTGTCAAAGCAAAACTTCCCTGGAATTGAGAGGCACTATAATCTGGTGAGAGGTGGCTGTAATAGAGGTGTTTGATGGCCACCTCATAGAGTTTGGAAATGGTTGAAGGGGGAAAAACAGCATGTTACAGGCAAGAGCTAATAGCAATGACAAGAGGATTAGAAACAGGTCCAGGTTTGGTTTGTGCATCTCTCAGTAAAACTAGTTAACATGTGATAGCATGGTGACAAAGTGCAAGGGGCTTGCACTGAATATCACTGCAACAATGACAAGCTCGTGAGCCTTGACCTCCCCTCTCTGTGTCTGCCTCATAGTGATTTTCTTTTAGTTATCTTAAAATGAAACATTGCAGTCGGAAGAGTTCACCTTGCGGCTTGGGAAGTTGAGATGGAACTTTGATGTACCAACAAACAATCTTAAAATTTAATACTGAATATCAATTTCAAATAGTTAAATTGAAGCAAACAAATTCAGCATACCTTGTAATATCTGTTGAGCTTATGGGATAAAATGCAACAGAAGGTTCAAACTTTATGTCAAGATGCCCACTGTTGTCATCTGCTTTGTCGGACATATTTCTGATTACTCTTGTCATAAGTTCAGCACCATTCCACTGCAAGAGTTCATCATCATATGTTGAATGAAATTCCTTCAGGCACTCCGCTAAGAAAGGGCTGCAATTAACATAAGTTAGGTGAAAAATACATGATTGCTATGATTAGTTATGCATAAGCATATATATACGCCTGCAAAGTTATAATCAACAAAAAGAAACCAAGATGAGATATAAACCTTGTGTACTTGAGACCTAGTTATTTATACCCATTATATTTTGTGATACTTCTAGAATACTGTTCATGATCCATATACTAATTCATAGTACAACTGTAACAAAAGAAACAAACCAAAATAATAGCAGCAacatgtttttttcccttttttttcctaaaattaaataaaacactAAAAGATAGTAATGGACTTTATCTGTCTGTTGGCTTaggtattactccctccattccaaaatatagcaaccttgtACTGGATgggacacattctagtacaacgaatctggacaggggtatatccagattcgttgtactaggaagTGTCTCATCCAGTacaaggttgctatattttgggacggagggagtagataacaGTACAGTAGTACTGACTTGTGCTTTCGACTAaattgcattaatttattaaagcATACTAAAAGACTTATTACTTCCATAACAGTAACACCCGGCTAATACATCACAGACCTCTCATTTAATTTGATGACATTTGAACAACGTTTCCGACATTGCTCTTGATCAATTGGCTTACTAAGCCAGCCCTTGAAGGGTAACTGGCTAAATCACATCCAATTTGCAATGCAGAAAAGCACCACATATCATTTTAACCAAGATGACCAGaattaaagcaaaaaaaaacagttaCAATGAAAGAAAAGTATATAATACTATTACCTGTTTTTTTCAAATGCTAATACAGCACCACTAAAACTGGAATTTTCAGAAACTTGTTTGACAACACCAATAGAATTCCGGAGTGCGTTTAAAGGTTTAAGAACAACAACATCAGAGTCAAGGTATATCCCACCGTATCTGCAGATAGGGCACAGAGGCAGCAGTCAATAATAGTCCtattcaaaaaagaaaaggaactaAACATGTATTCATGACTATGTTTAGTTCAGACGAAATAGCAATATAACTAATTAAAATTGAAGTATACTGTCTTTCAAACTATTGGTCCAGTAATAATAAAGTATGACGAAAGTAAAATTCTATGAAGTCTCATAATATTTGCTGGTcaactttttttcctttgtttacAGGAAGAATGCTACTGGCATTTAAACCTCGCACAGTTTGTAGCACTCATCTTTTTTTCATACGTGAATGTGAAGATTCCCCCCTTTTGATGTTATGTCAACTACTCAACTGTTTTCATGGCAGCATTCAAACAAAATACTGATTTAGCTCAGCAGAACTGAGAATCCATACACAGAGCTCAAGTCAGCTCCAGAGAAATTCTAAAGTGGTCCACTAAAGGAAAGAACATTTTACACCTCTTAATAAGATGTTTATGCTCTGTTTAGCTGAATGTTTATTTGTGAAGGAAGTATTTCAATTCAGTATGAATGTAAATTTGGCTTTGGCTGTTTGTAAGCAATTGAATATATTAATCTGTTGGTGACTGTATTTGCATTTTGATGTTCGCTCATGCTAGTTACACTTTTAGAGGCATatgaatttatatatatattacaaatcAGTGTATTAAATTCAGCAGAAAGCTGCTCATCTTCTTTCAGTGGTATTGTCGGTCAGTTCCTTTGTAAGAGATATTATTCTTTCACCAAGAGTAAATTACTTGTGGATTCGTCTACATGGATATATTACTacattagattttattttcaagAAGGTATATTGACATCTCCCTATATTCTTCTAACAGATTGTAAAGAGTGAAGTTAAGCTTGCATGTAACTAAACAAGTCTGGTCCTTTCTTGTCTTACTTGTAAAGAGCAGCAAGGCGTACTAGCTCACTGTAATGCAAGGGGTAGTATTTTGTTTTCCGCCATTCATTCCACACTGATACAAAATCATGGGTTAGAGTGCCCTCCAAAAGTTCATCAAGATTCGGCAACGCAACTGCAACTTTGTATCTGTAAGAGGAAACCAGTCACATGCAAGTGGCATTAGTTATCACACAAAATAAATAGAAGCTGCTTCTGGAATGTAAATGTGAAGTTCAAATATAACATTAAATGAATAGTTACTGTGGAGAAATatcttaattttattatttaataTAAGAAATCAACTGACAACAGATGATTTGACTCCAGTACCTAGCAGTTAGTAGCAACGGTAATATATAGATAAGTTGCTTTCCCACTCCACAAATAACAAAAGGAAATGTTAAAATAAATGTATCTTCAAATTACAAAAGTAACAgggttataaaaaaaacttgagcACAGCAGGAGCAAGGTAGTAATCATGGTGTGTGTAGCTGTTGAGCATTCAATATGTCAGACTGTTAGTTACTGAACTGTTTATGACCTAATGACACAGGACAGAAGGTAATGGAGGAGAAAAAACAATGGGGTGAGGTAGGTCATGGGTGGCTATTTGGGGAAGGGGTTAAATGGGTTACTCTGGCTCAAAGCATGCATGGATGCACATATAAAGAGGAGTGTGTGTTTTGACACAATAATCATCCTGTTTCTTTCGTTGGTTTTCAGCCAGTAATCTGTCTGTAAGCTCTAAAGTAGCTGGCGTTGTGTCTTTACATTCTGAACTCTCTGCTAGGTCACTACAACAGATGGGATGGCATCTTTTAGGTGATAGCTTAGCTGCTCTTTTTATGTTGCTTTCCTTTCAGTTGTAAAGAGCTACTATCTGCCATTTCTTTACTGGAAATGGGAAGGACTTGGATCCTTCTAGCTGAAAAGAAAAGATATAGAGGAGCACAGTTTGGTTATCAGAACTATAGACTTTCCAAGCAAAGTGGCAGAAAATGAACCAAATCCATCACAAAACAGAAAAAACTATAGAATTGAGTTTTAAGTGCCACTAACAATACAATGAGttccagagagagagagctcaaaTAACAGTACAATATAGCCACCAACGGACACTGGccattgagagagagagagttctgGTAGTGAAAACTATAAGCTGATTCAAAATAACATATTAACATGTCGACAACACCTTAGCTGTCTGTAGCAGAATTTCAAACACTGAAATGGCTAGGAATTACCTAGGTTCTACTTCTATGAGCATCATTTGTATTTTGTAAgatttaaaaattgttaaattAAGTCAAACTGGAATATATACCAGGCCCCTCTACTTGATCAGATTTCACTCCATGTGTCAATAAGACAAGACTCCAGAAACATTTTTGCTAGTTTCATTACTAATGAGTCCAATATTAGTAGTATGTGATACATCAAACACTAAATAGTAATCCTGGATTCTATATGATACCAATCAAATCATTTCAGGTTTTGGGTCAGAAGCATAAACTCATTTCTTTGTTAATTAGTGTTAGATAGTAAAATTAGCACCTATGATTAATCAAATGCTACCCTTAACAAGAGTCACAGAATGAGAACTACAGGAACATACCCTTCCTTCACAAATTCCTGGAAGAACTCCAGCTCCAGTGTCTCCGACAGCATGACGACACAAGCTTCAGGGTGTTGCCGCAGTAGGCTCTCCAGCCCACGCTGGTGCCGTACGCCATACGCCCACTGTGGGCTGTTCCACACCATGAACACCTTCACGGAGCACTTCCCATGCTCAAAAAACTTCTCCATGAACTCATTGAAGCCCAAATGTGGATCAATTCCCGGGTAATATCCCCACCTCCTCTGCTGCACCTTCTCGGTTACTCCCATTCCCTGCTTAATATCAGACGATTGCAGACTCCGCCGCTCAAAATTTTTGGAAGCAGCCTTCTCTATCTCGGCGAGAAGCATCCGGTGCACCATGCGGTCGCCACGGGTGAGAGAGGTAAGGCCGGGGCTGTCCGGGTCCTGAAGCAGCGGGTGGTTGCGGGGATTGAGAAATTCTAGGTTGGACCGCAGCATCCGATCGCGCCGGAGGTAGTCAGCCTTCCCCTCCAGCCACCGCGCCCACCCAGCACGGAGGGGAGTCTCGGGGGCGCTGGAGGCAGGCTTCAGGAGCAACGCGTCCTCGACGCCGGCGATGGACGAGATCTCCACCCGGAGCTCCAGATCCACCGGCTCGTCGTCGGatccgaaggcggcggcggcgatccggTGCGCGGGCTCGAGGTGAGGTAACCCCGCCGGGAgggggtcgccggcggcggggaggcggaaGGGCAGGCGGGCGACGCCAACGGCGTGGTCCCAGACGAGGGACGACGCGGACGCGGAGGCGGGGACCTCGTCGGCCGCGCCTAGGCCGGACGCGGTGTCCTCGTCGAGCACGTCGAGCTCGTCGATGGGATCGTCCTCAGGGTTGGAGACGGAGGAGGCATCGGTGGTGGAATCAGCGGCggcgttggtggtggtggtggtggtggtggtggtcgccgtAATCGTAACCGTGGGGTCGAGCAccgcggcgccgtcgtcctcgtcctccacGAGCGAGGAGTTGGAGACCccgtcgccggaggaggagagggggaacggggaggaggaggaggaggagaggcgggagtggaggacggcgagggagacgagcaggaggagcgccgccaccacggcgcAGAGCTGCGCGCCCaggccggagcgccgccgcgcggccgggTGCGAG
The window above is part of the Oryza sativa Japonica Group chromosome 7, ASM3414082v1 genome. Proteins encoded here:
- the LOC107275589 gene encoding obtusifoliol 14-alpha demethylase codes for the protein MAAAAAVWFSAIAAVLLAASTIAVVVVAKMTGKRNGGAAAAAAAAAEAELPLPPVVSGVSLIIPVITRGPMAVADELYVKLGSVFTVSFLGVVKATFLVGPEVQGGFYSRPESEVHQGGTYRMTVPMFGRGVMYDVDVATRSEQIAVCFEALRPTKLRSSTVTMVRETEEYFAKWGEQGTVDLKRELDLLILTIASRVLLGKEVRETMFADVVASFHELMDNSMHLISLCFPNLPIPRHRRRDTASARLKELFSRAIQLRRGSGRAEDDVLQRFLESRYRDGRAMSDNEITGMLIALVVAGQHMSSSASTWTGAFLLRDPKHLAAAVDEQRRLIGDDRVDYDALTTGMSTLHRCIKEALRMHPPAPALVRTVRRGFAVWTREGKEYRMPAGHSVVSYAAFNHRLGYVYRDPDEYDPERFGPERKEDRVAGKFSFTAFGGGRHACLGEHYAFLKMKVIWSYLLRNFELELVSPFPEVELNNIMLGPRGEVMVRYKRRKLTST
- the LOC4343633 gene encoding uncharacterized protein At4g19900 isoform X2, encoding MLPRSHSHPAARRRSGLGAQLCAVVAALLLLVSLAVLHSRLSSSSSSPFPLSSSGDGVSNSSLVEDEDDGAAVLDPTVTITATTTTTTTTTNAAADSTTDASSVSNPEDDPIDELDVLDEDTASGLGAADEVPASASASSLVWDHAVGVARLPFRLPAAGDPLPAGLPHLEPAHRIAAAAFGSDDEPVDLELRVEISSIAGVEDALLLKPASSAPETPLRAGWARWLEGKADYLRRDRMLRSNLEFLNPRNHPLLQDPDSPGLTSLTRGDRMVHRMLLAEIEKAASKNFERRSLQSSDIKQGMGVTEKVQQRRWGYYPGIDPHLGFNEFMEKFFEHGKCSVKVFMVWNSPQWAYGVRHQRGLESLLRQHPEACVVMLSETLELEFFQEFVKEGYKVAVALPNLDELLEGTLTHDFVSVWNEWRKTKYYPLHYSELVRLAALYKYGGIYLDSDVVVLKPLNALRNSIGVVKQVSENSSFSGAVLAFEKNSPFLAECLKEFHSTYDDELLQWNGAELMTRVIRNMSDKADDNSGHLDIKFEPSVAFYPISSTDITRYFSEADSTDERAQHDALFSRIVNDSTTFHLWNSITSSLVPEPNSLVERILNRYCLHCLDVL
- the LOC4343633 gene encoding uncharacterized protein At4g19900 isoform X1 — its product is MLPRSHSHPAARRRSGLGAQLCAVVAALLLLVSLAVLHSRLSSSSSSPFPLSSSGDGVSNSSLVEDEDDGAAVLDPTVTITATTTTTTTTTNAAADSTTDASSVSNPEDDPIDELDVLDEDTASGLGAADEVPASASASSLVWDHAVGVARLPFRLPAAGDPLPAGLPHLEPAHRIAAAAFGSDDEPVDLELRVEISSIAGVEDALLLKPASSAPETPLRAGWARWLEGKADYLRRDRMLRSNLEFLNPRNHPLLQDPDSPGLTSLTRGDRMVHRMLLAEIEKAASKNFERRSLQSSDIKQGMGVTEKVQQRRWGYYPGIDPHLGFNEFMEKFFEHGKCSVKVFMVWNSPQWAYGVRHQRGLESLLRQHPEACVVMLSETLELEFFQEFVKEGYKVAVALPNLDELLEGTLTHDFVSVWNEWRKTKYYPLHYSELVRLAALYKYGGIYLDSDVVVLKPLNALRNSIGVVKQVSENSSFSGAVLAFEKNSQLPFKGWLSKPIDQEQCRKRCSNVIKLNESPFLAECLKEFHSTYDDELLQWNGAELMTRVIRNMSDKADDNSGHLDIKFEPSVAFYPISSTDITRYFSEADSTDERAQHDALFSRIVNDSTTFHLWNSITSSLVPEPNSLVERILNRYCLHCLDVL